The following is a genomic window from Hymenobacter monticola.
TGAAGGGAGTCGTTGGCATAGGCTAAGCCCCAGGTGGAACGTCACAAAGGACCCGCCGCGACATTAGAACGAGATGAGAACGGTATTAGAAAACATGAAAACGGCCCTGCCGGTAGGGCAGGGCCGTTGTTCTGGCGGAGGCCTCATCCCCTCTCCCCTCTCCGGTGGAGAGGGGGAGCCAGATGAGATTTAGCTAAAAGCAATTTATGAATTTAAAGGGGCCCTTCAGTGCTGCCGTGGCTCCCCCTCTCCACCGGAGAGGGGGCCGGGGGGTGAGGCCCCACTTCAGGCAGCCGGCAGTAACACCGTGGCCGTGGTGCCCTCCCCAGGCGCCGAGGTAATCTCCAGCCGGCCGCCGTGGCGTTGCACAACGCGTTGCGTGAGGGGCAGGCCCAGGCCGTAGCCGGGGCGGCCCAGCGCGCCCGAGGCCCGGTACAGCGGCTCGTATATCTGGTGCAGCTCGTCGGGCGAGAGGCCGGGACCGGCATCGGTCACGCGCACGCGTAGGGTGGCAGCGTCGGCATAAGCCAGCTCGGTGCGCACCGGGCCGCTGGAGTACTTGCCGGCATTGTCGAGCAGGTTGAACAGGGCCGTCGCGAGCAGCTCGGCGTTGCCGGGCACCATAAAGGGGTCGGCGTCCGTCTCGGTCGGAAACTCGCCGAAGCTGAGGCGCCACTCGCGGCCGGGGTACTTGGCGCGGGCAAATTGCAGGGCCTGGTTCAGGCACTCGTCCAGCCGCACGGGCACGAAGGCGGGCAGGGCGCCGTCGGCTTTGGCCAGGTTCAGCAGGCCGTTGGTGAGGGCACTCAGGTGGCGGGCCGCGTCGAGGCTCTGGGCCAGGCTTTGGCGGGCATCGGGCAGGGTGGCGTCGTAGGCCAAAGCGGTTTCAAGGGTGCCAGTGAGGGTGGTGAGCGGCGTGCGCAGCTCGTGCGAGGCGTGCGCCAGAAAGCTTTTCTGGCTTTCAAACGCCTGCTCCAGCCCCGCCAGCATGCCGTTGAAGGCCTGCGCCAGCTGGGCCAGCTCGTCGCGCCCGTTGCCTTCCGACAGGCGGCGGCCCAGGTTGGTGGCCGAGATGCGGCCCGCCTGCCGCGTGATGCGCGCCACCGGCCGCAGGGCCGCACCGGCAAAAAACCAACCCGCCAAAATGGTGAGCACCAGCGCGCCTACGTTGCCGAGCACCAGCAGCAGCCGCAACTGCCGCAGCTGTGCCCAGCCCACCCGGTCTTCGGCCGACACAAAAATGCGATAAGGCTCGGCCTCGGTCTCGTGCAGGAACACCAGCCCTATGGTTTCGCGGTGCCCCACCGCCGGGTACGTCACCGTTTTGCCCGGTCGCAGGCCCGCCAGCCGCGCCCGGTTCACCGCTTGGTCGATATTATCGGCGCTGCTGTAGCGCAGCGAGTTATCGGGCCCGTAGATGCTGACTTCCTCGGCGGGCAGCGTCAGCAAATCGCCGCGGCGCAGGCTGCCCAGGATGCCGGTTTCCAGCTTGTGCGTCCGCACCAGCAGGCGGCCCGCCAGCAGGGCGCTGTTGGTGAGGCGGTGCTCGAAGCGCTGCGCCCGCATACCAGCATTGAAGTAGAAGATGAACGCCGAAAAGCCGACCTGGATGCCCAGCACCAGCAGCGTAAAGCGCAGCATCAGCTTGTTGCGAATCAGCATAGGGCCAGCCGGTTATTGCTCGCGCATCACGTAGCCCATGCCCACCACCGTGTGGATGAGCTTGGGCGTAAAGTCGCGGTCAATTTTCTTTCGCAAATAGCTAACGTACACGTCAATAACGTTGGTCGTGGTGTCGAAATCCAGCTCCCACACCCGCTCGGCAATGTCAACCCGCGACACAATGCGCCCCTGGTTCAGCAGCAAATGCTCCAGCAGCGAATATTCCCGCGTCGTCAGGTCGATGCGCTGGCCAGCACGGGTCACGATTTTCGATTCCAGGTTCAGCTCCAAATCGGCCATGCGCAGCACCTGGGCCGCGCCCGTTTCGGAGTAGCGCTTGGTGAGGGCGCGGGCCCGTAGCAGCAGCTCGCGGAAGGCAAAAGGCTTGGCCAGGTAGTCATCGGCGCCGGCTTCGAAACCGGCTTCCTTGTCGGCCAGACTGTCGAGGGCGGTGAGCATGAGCACCGGGACGCGGTTCTGCCCAGCCCGGATGCGGCTGCAAATTTCCACCCCGTTGAGGTAGGGCAGGTTCACGTCCAGAATCACCAAATCGAACGGCTGCTGCTGGTAGAGCGACCAGCCCGAGCGCCCATCATAAGCCACAGTCAGCTCGTAGCCTTCGTGCTCGAAACCTTTCTTGACAAAGGAAGCCAGTTGGGGCTCGTCTTCAACCAGCAAAACTTTCA
Proteins encoded in this region:
- a CDS encoding HAMP domain-containing sensor histidine kinase is translated as MLIRNKLMLRFTLLVLGIQVGFSAFIFYFNAGMRAQRFEHRLTNSALLAGRLLVRTHKLETGILGSLRRGDLLTLPAEEVSIYGPDNSLRYSSADNIDQAVNRARLAGLRPGKTVTYPAVGHRETIGLVFLHETEAEPYRIFVSAEDRVGWAQLRQLRLLLVLGNVGALVLTILAGWFFAGAALRPVARITRQAGRISATNLGRRLSEGNGRDELAQLAQAFNGMLAGLEQAFESQKSFLAHASHELRTPLTTLTGTLETALAYDATLPDARQSLAQSLDAARHLSALTNGLLNLAKADGALPAFVPVRLDECLNQALQFARAKYPGREWRLSFGEFPTETDADPFMVPGNAELLATALFNLLDNAGKYSSGPVRTELAYADAATLRVRVTDAGPGLSPDELHQIYEPLYRASGALGRPGYGLGLPLTQRVVQRHGGRLEITSAPGEGTTATVLLPAA
- a CDS encoding response regulator transcription factor translates to MKVLLVEDEPQLASFVKKGFEHEGYELTVAYDGRSGWSLYQQQPFDLVILDVNLPYLNGVEICSRIRAGQNRVPVLMLTALDSLADKEAGFEAGADDYLAKPFAFRELLLRARALTKRYSETGAAQVLRMADLELNLESKIVTRAGQRIDLTTREYSLLEHLLLNQGRIVSRVDIAERVWELDFDTTTNVIDVYVSYLRKKIDRDFTPKLIHTVVGMGYVMREQ